The Aquila chrysaetos chrysaetos chromosome 16, bAquChr1.4, whole genome shotgun sequence genome has a segment encoding these proteins:
- the GAL gene encoding galanin peptides isoform X1, which produces MQRCTSFLFLSLILCATLSETLGLVFSAREKRGWTLNSAGYLLGPHAVDNHRSFNDKHGFTGKREIQPDEDIKAGNLGRLLADENIVRTVIEFLAYLHLKEMGALDKLPSPEETNQS; this is translated from the exons ATGCAGAGGTGCACTAGTTTCCTGTTTCTGTCTTTAATCCTTTGTGCCACCCTGTCAGAAACACTTGGACTGGTTTTCTCA gcaagagaaaaaaggggCTGGACTTTGAATAGTGCTGGTTACCTGCTTGGGCCAC ATGCAGTAGATAACCACAGATCTTTTAATGACAAACATGGTTTCACTGGTAAACGTGAAATACAGCCTGATGAGGATATTAAAGCAG GGAATCTTGGAAGACTGCTGGCTGATGAAAACATTGTGCGCACCGTAATTGAATTTTTGGCTTATTTGCATCTTAAAG agATGGGAGCACTTGACAAACTACCTTCTCCAGAGGAAACAAACCAGTCTTGA
- the GAL gene encoding galanin peptides isoform X2 gives MQRCTSFLFLSLILCATLSETLGLVFSAREKRGWTLNSAGYLLGPRNLGRLLADENIVRTVIEFLAYLHLKEMGALDKLPSPEETNQS, from the exons ATGCAGAGGTGCACTAGTTTCCTGTTTCTGTCTTTAATCCTTTGTGCCACCCTGTCAGAAACACTTGGACTGGTTTTCTCA gcaagagaaaaaaggggCTGGACTTTGAATAGTGCTGGTTACCTGCTTGGGCCAC GGAATCTTGGAAGACTGCTGGCTGATGAAAACATTGTGCGCACCGTAATTGAATTTTTGGCTTATTTGCATCTTAAAG agATGGGAGCACTTGACAAACTACCTTCTCCAGAGGAAACAAACCAGTCTTGA